From one Lolium rigidum isolate FL_2022 chromosome 4, APGP_CSIRO_Lrig_0.1, whole genome shotgun sequence genomic stretch:
- the LOC124646861 gene encoding F-box protein At5g07610-like, producing the protein MKKKRQNATKQNQEPHPVGSLPTDVLFGILSLVPYKSLCRFKCVSKSWQALCSEPDIRKRCKRSSQTLSGFFFYNDDHGGFNFLNLSGRGPPLVDPSLPFLRGSYDRLEVKHCCGGLLLCKCWASRHEEDKYDYVVCNPMTWKWTVLPPLMVQHEEDGDLVSYEPMNIFLGFEAARPSRFTVFAPLAICDDEFSEIAIYSSKTRRWIAVQSDSTTLAANSECVFLNGTMHLPTDCASVLTIDTKGEDWGEFYMPDRMPCSGSNKVSIGQSQGRLHAWQIYKDEEFDDDSHLYVWVLEDYASGKWRELGEGITVSELFGREPGEDDFSYTGLAIHPDSNCIFLTDEEEMTLSYDMESKKVNVISSCQGFQNALPYKPCFAKWKWSPDGH; encoded by the exons ATGAAGAAGAAACGTCAGAACGCG ACGAAGCAGAACCAGGAGCCACACCCCGTGGGGAGCCTCCCAACTGACGTCCTCTTCGGAATACTGTCGCTGGTGCCCTACAAGTCGCTCTGCCGTTTCAAGTGCGTGTCCAAGTCGTGGCAGGCCCTCTGCTCCGAGCCGGACATCCGCAAGAGGTGCAAGAGGTCGTCGCAGACCCTGTCTGGCTTCTTCTTCTACAACGATGACCATGGAGGCTTCAACTTTCTCAATCTGTCCGGCAGAGGCCCTCCTTTGGTCGACCCTTCTCTCCCTTTCTTGCGCGGGAGCTACGACCGCTTAGAGGTCAAGCATTGTTGCGGCGGCCTTCTCCTCTGCAAATGCTGGGCGTCACGTCACGAGGAAGACAAGTATGATTATGTCGTGTGCAATCCTATGACTTGGAAGTGGACTGTCCTGCCTCCTCTAATGGTGCAGCACGAAGAGGATGGTGATCTTGTGAGTTATGAACCGATGAATATCTTCCTAGGCTTCGAGGCGGCCCGTCCGTCTCGCTTCACGGTGTTTGCGCCCCTGGCCATCTGTGATGACGAGTTCTCAGAAATTGCGATTTACTCATCAAAGACGAGGCGATGGATCGCGGTGCAGAGCGACTCAACTACTCTGGCTGCTAATTCAGAGTGTGTCTTCCTGAATGGCACTATGCATTTGCCTACTGATTGTGCTTCGGTACTCACCATTGACACCAAGGGGGAGGATTGGGGTGAGTTTTATATGCCAGACCGCATGCCGTGCAGTGGCAGCAATAAGGTTTCCATTGGGCAATCTCAGGGACGGTTGCATGCGTGGCAGATATATAAGGATGAAGAGTTTGACGATGATAGCCACCTCTATGTTTGGGTTCTTGAGGATTATGCTAGCGGAAAGTGGAGGGAACTTGGTGAAGGTATTACCGTTTCGGAACTGTTCGGGAGGGAACCTGGTGAAGATGATTTCTCCTATACCGGGCTTGCAATTCATCCTGATTCTAATTGTATTTTCCTTACCGACGAGGAGGAAATGACATTGTCGTATGATATGGAAAGTAAAAAGGTGAATGTTATCAGCAGTTGTCAAGGGTTCCAGAATGCTCTACCTTATAAACCATGTTTTGCGAAATGGAAATGGTCTCCGGATGGTCACTGA